The following are from one region of the Silene latifolia isolate original U9 population chromosome 9, ASM4854445v1, whole genome shotgun sequence genome:
- the LOC141600691 gene encoding uncharacterized protein LOC141600691 has product MATASQSTSQTSQSSVSVVQLENPGTKITHITFNGNNYDEWSRSFRLALLAKDKLGYIDGTITKPSDTAEEFKIWRSTNALVTAWIYSSIATELAKSISYRPEAKLVWDNIRQRFSQENEARIYRLKAEISACRQGPNETLMLYYGRLTSLWDELIEHDALPSCSCKVCPCDWVSLFESRREKDRVRDFLMGLDDLFDTARSQILGLTPLPNLNLIYNRLLQEESVRSLSKTMTDTTPAPMAFAAKATYGSKSGRGGPKDQFSDRTNTSTTAPHNNSNRPYCIVCQRHGHYLRTCYSVTGNFPEWWGDRPRDRVYIDPNATDLSQAVFVPDPRRAKQDRNKTPATGGPRPI; this is encoded by the coding sequence ATGGCAACTGCCTCTCAATCCACATCACAAACCTCTCAATCCTCTGTCTCGGTTGTCCAACTCGAGAATCCGGGTACCAAAATCACTCATATTACCTTCAATGGAAATAATTATGACGAATGGTCTCGTTCATTCCGTCTCGCCCTACTCGCTAAAGATAAGTTGGGCTACATCGACGGGACAATAACCAAACCGTCGGATACGGCTGAAGAATTCAAGATCTGGCGCTCCACCAACGCCCTTGTTACAGCGTGGATCTATAGTTCCATTGCTACTGAATTAGCCAAATCGATTTCTTATCGTCCCGAGGCCAAACTGGTTTGGGACAATATCCGACAACGCTTTAGTCAAGAAAACGAAGCACGTATCTATCGCTTAAAGGCTGAAATCAGTGCGTGTCGTCAAGGTCCAAACGAAACTCTAATGCTCTACTACGGCCGTCTCACAAGTCTCTGGGACGAACTGATCGAGCACGATGCTCTCCCTTCCTGCTCATGCAAGGTATGTCCTTGCGATTGGGTAAGTCTTTTTGAGTCTCGCCGTGAAAAGGATCGGGTACGTGATTTTTTAATGGGTTTAGACGATCTTTTTGATACTGCTCGTTCACAAATTCTTGGTCTCACTCCCCTTCCCAATCTTAATCTTATTTACAATCGTTTACTTCAAGAAGAAAGTGTTCGTTCTCTATCTAAAACCATGACTGATACTACCCCTGCACCTATGGCCTTTGCAGCCAAAGCCACGTATGGCTCGAAATCGGGCAGAGGGGGACCTAAGGACCAATTTTCTGACCGTACAAACACCTCCACCACTGCCCCTCATAACAATTCCAATCGACCCTACTGTATCGTCTGTCAAAGACATGGTCATTATTTACGTACTTGTTATAGTGTCACGGGAAATTTTCCCGAATGGTGGGGTGATCGACCTCGTGATCGTGTCTATATTGATCCCAATGCAACGGACCTCAGCCAAGCTGTGTTCGTCCCCGACCCACGTCGAGCAAAACAGGACCGAAATAAGACCCCTGCAACCGGAGGTCCTCGGCCAATCTAG